From Virgibacillus ihumii, the proteins below share one genomic window:
- a CDS encoding pyridoxamine 5'-phosphate oxidase family protein — MNQSEMKTAVENIIDDNAVGTMATVKQNKPHSRYMTFMRNGLSLYTATSLDTHKTEEIKENPYTHILLGYEGEGFGDQYVEYEGKAAIHDTTELKNELWNSYMENWFDGPDDANYIVLEILPENIRIMNKKGAEPKILEF, encoded by the coding sequence TTGAATCAGTCTGAAATGAAAACAGCTGTTGAAAATATTATTGACGACAATGCTGTCGGTACGATGGCAACTGTTAAGCAGAACAAACCACATTCAAGATATATGACTTTCATGCGAAATGGTTTATCACTTTATACTGCAACAAGTCTGGACACGCATAAAACAGAAGAAATAAAGGAAAACCCATACACCCATATTTTATTAGGATATGAAGGGGAAGGTTTTGGTGATCAATACGTGGAGTATGAAGGTAAGGCTGCTATACATGACACAACCGAATTAAAAAATGAATTGTGGAATTCCTATATGGAGAACTGGTTTGACGGACCGGATGATGCAAATTATATTGTGCTGGAGATTTTGCCAGAAAACATAAGGATAATGAACAAAAAAGGTGCTGAGCCAAAAATCTTAGAGTTTTAG